One genomic window of Halolamina sediminis includes the following:
- a CDS encoding TspO/MBR family protein: MSLRTWLARLPRRRPWLALALAVLVVEIVGASGAVFTAQGLGAWYASLERPAVAPPNWVFGPVWTALFASMGGAVWLVWRRIESATGPARLALGVFAAQFVFNLAWSAVFFGMREIAAGLAVIGVLWALIVATIRAFDRVDRRAAVLLVPYLLWVTFAAYLNYRFWVLN, from the coding sequence ATGTCGCTCCGAACGTGGCTGGCACGGCTCCCCCGGCGACGTCCGTGGCTCGCGCTCGCGCTGGCGGTCCTGGTCGTCGAGATCGTCGGCGCGTCGGGCGCGGTGTTCACGGCACAGGGGCTGGGCGCGTGGTACGCCTCCCTCGAACGCCCGGCGGTCGCGCCGCCGAACTGGGTGTTCGGGCCGGTGTGGACGGCGCTGTTCGCGTCGATGGGCGGCGCCGTCTGGCTCGTCTGGCGCCGCATCGAGTCGGCGACGGGGCCCGCCCGCCTCGCGCTCGGCGTGTTCGCGGCCCAGTTCGTGTTCAACCTCGCGTGGTCGGCGGTGTTCTTCGGGATGCGGGAGATCGCCGCCGGGCTGGCGGTGATCGGCGTACTCTGGGCGCTGATCGTCGCGACGATCCGGGCGTTCGACCGCGTCGACCGCCGGGCCGCGGTACTGCTCGTCCCCTACCTCCTGTGGGTGACGTTCGCGGCGTACCTGAACTACCGGTTCTGGGTACTGAACTGA
- a CDS encoding OB-fold domain-containing protein yields MSDGDGTTDEPGIAAIGAYTPRLRIDAAEFEDAWGRFDAAGVERKAVPEADEDALTMGIEAARRALDAADRDGDEIAHLAFATTTPPMAEEDLTPRLASVLDAPGDADTRTLTASTRAGAQALAGALDAGPWSGSAGNGIGLVVVADCPRGEPDSEIEHAAGAGAAALVLAAGAPGTVVDRGSYVQSYPGTRFREAGSEETTGLGVTQYDREAFTTALGGAVDALDVDLASADAAAVQSPDGKLPYRAAGALGVDTETIAAAETVSHLGDTGAASAFLGVASAFDDGTERVLLAAYGSGAGANALVVDGSIPVDAALSGATDLSYAEYLRRRGEITTGEPEGGGAYVSVPSWQRTTPQRHRLAAGRCPNCGALNFPPGGACGDCHARVEEYERVELTGEGTIEATTTIAQGGAPPEFVEQQSRSGPFVSAIVALDGPDGDSVSVPSQVLADGESVEIGTRVAATIRRIYTQEGVTRYGFKLRAIERQR; encoded by the coding sequence ATGAGCGACGGCGACGGCACGACTGATGAACCCGGGATCGCCGCGATCGGCGCGTACACGCCCCGGCTCAGGATCGACGCAGCGGAGTTCGAAGACGCGTGGGGACGGTTCGACGCGGCGGGCGTCGAGCGGAAGGCAGTCCCCGAGGCCGACGAGGACGCGCTCACGATGGGGATCGAGGCGGCCCGACGCGCGCTCGACGCCGCCGACCGCGACGGCGACGAGATCGCCCACCTCGCGTTCGCGACCACGACGCCGCCGATGGCCGAAGAGGATCTCACGCCGCGGCTCGCGAGCGTGCTCGACGCGCCCGGGGACGCGGACACGCGCACGCTCACGGCCAGCACCCGCGCCGGCGCACAGGCGCTCGCCGGGGCGCTCGATGCGGGCCCGTGGAGCGGATCGGCGGGCAACGGGATCGGCCTCGTCGTCGTCGCCGACTGCCCGCGCGGCGAGCCGGACAGCGAGATCGAACACGCCGCGGGCGCCGGCGCGGCCGCGCTCGTGCTCGCCGCCGGCGCGCCCGGCACCGTCGTCGACCGCGGTTCGTACGTCCAATCCTACCCCGGAACGCGGTTCCGGGAAGCTGGGAGCGAGGAGACGACGGGGCTCGGCGTCACCCAGTACGACCGCGAGGCGTTCACGACCGCGCTCGGCGGCGCTGTCGACGCACTCGACGTCGACCTAGCTAGCGCCGACGCCGCGGCGGTGCAGTCGCCGGACGGCAAGCTCCCCTACCGCGCCGCAGGCGCGCTGGGCGTCGACACCGAGACGATCGCGGCCGCGGAGACGGTCAGCCACCTCGGCGATACGGGCGCGGCGAGCGCGTTCCTCGGCGTCGCGTCGGCGTTCGACGATGGCACGGAGCGCGTGCTGCTCGCGGCCTACGGTAGCGGCGCGGGCGCGAACGCGCTCGTAGTCGACGGCTCGATTCCCGTCGACGCCGCGCTGTCGGGGGCGACCGATCTCTCCTACGCCGAGTACCTCCGCCGGCGCGGCGAGATCACGACCGGCGAGCCCGAGGGCGGCGGCGCGTACGTCAGCGTCCCCTCGTGGCAGCGCACGACGCCCCAGCGTCACCGACTGGCCGCCGGACGATGTCCGAACTGCGGCGCGCTGAACTTCCCGCCCGGCGGCGCCTGTGGTGACTGCCACGCCCGGGTCGAGGAGTACGAACGGGTCGAACTCACTGGGGAAGGCACCATCGAGGCGACCACCACGATCGCACAGGGCGGGGCGCCGCCGGAGTTCGTCGAGCAGCAGTCCCGAAGCGGCCCGTTCGTGAGCGCGATCGTCGCTCTCGACGGTCCCGACGGCGACAGCGTGAGCGTCCCCTCGCAGGTGCTCGCGGACGGCGAGAGCGTCGAGATCGGGACGCGCGTCGCCGCGACGATCCGCCGGATCTACACGCAGGAGGGCGTGACCCGCTACGGGTTCAAGCTGCGAGCGATCGAGCGGCAGCGGTAG
- the paaC gene encoding 1,2-phenylacetyl-CoA epoxidase subunit PaaC, translating to MAATDADLGAPDELSEREREAVEAQLFRLADDEYVQAERYTFWQVRAPTLESDLAVANNAQDELGHARLWYDAIQQLGYSEESLLWESEPDDFQHSTLVELPFSEGDWGDAILRGYLYDVAEEIRLAALEESSYEAIRNRTSRIQGEEDYHVEHAQNWLRRMADDEEASRRVQAALDRLYPYALTLFEPVGEVHGDGDDAVAGVEDDIVDLGIRDATLDEMRAEWAERTTAFLTDLGFEVPEDAEPVTPTGRDNEHTEHWHDLHEEMVSSYRNLGRHEATTLMDDE from the coding sequence ATGGCGGCGACCGACGCCGACCTCGGCGCCCCCGACGAACTGAGCGAGCGGGAGCGCGAGGCCGTCGAGGCCCAGCTGTTCCGGCTCGCCGACGACGAGTACGTCCAGGCCGAGCGCTACACGTTCTGGCAGGTCCGCGCGCCGACGCTGGAGTCGGATCTCGCGGTCGCGAACAACGCACAGGACGAGCTCGGCCACGCGCGGCTGTGGTACGACGCGATCCAGCAACTGGGCTACTCCGAGGAGTCGCTGCTGTGGGAGAGCGAGCCCGACGACTTCCAGCACAGCACGCTCGTCGAACTTCCGTTCTCGGAGGGCGACTGGGGCGACGCGATCCTCCGTGGCTACCTGTACGACGTGGCCGAGGAGATCCGCCTCGCCGCGCTGGAGGAGTCCAGCTACGAGGCGATCCGCAACCGCACCAGCCGTATCCAGGGCGAGGAGGACTACCACGTCGAGCACGCGCAGAACTGGCTCCGGCGGATGGCTGACGACGAGGAGGCCAGTCGCCGCGTGCAGGCCGCGCTCGACCGACTCTACCCGTACGCACTGACGCTGTTCGAGCCGGTCGGGGAGGTCCACGGCGACGGCGACGATGCCGTCGCCGGCGTGGAGGACGACATCGTCGACCTCGGTATCCGCGACGCGACGCTCGACGAGATGCGCGCGGAGTGGGCGGAGCGCACGACCGCGTTCCTCACCGATCTCGGCTTCGAAGTGCCGGAGGACGCCGAGCCGGTGACGCCGACGGGGCGGGACAACGAGCACACCGAGCACTGGCACGACCTTCACGAGGAGATGGTGTCGTCCTACCGCAACCTCGGTCGCCACGAAGCGACCACACTGATGGACGATGAGTAG
- a CDS encoding Phenylacetic acid catabolic protein — translation MNIEEVKAQAGPRAFSPRDDLPREYREAATRMLEFHANSEIMGAYLERPFIRKAPSLERKMAFSAKTQDEIGHGQMLYRAAESLGIKTRDEMLEDLANGDGKFLNCFHYPMERYVETPMIAFFVDGAAMRRQATLKSSSWEPYAHAMDKICFEEGMHVKHGESILRELMSGSKKEQEMTQEAFEQWWPRILQFFGPTDDQSTHHDFAEQVGLKTKSNDELRNAFLNTYMPKAENYGLEIPDEPRIRDNGDGTYEVVEDDLDWEEFFTVSKNEYEGSKQQIESRARAQEAVQWVRDMLDGQSTTGSGPTPQAAD, via the coding sequence ATGAACATCGAGGAGGTCAAAGCACAGGCCGGACCGCGCGCGTTCAGCCCGCGGGACGACCTACCCCGGGAGTACCGCGAGGCGGCGACGCGGATGCTCGAGTTCCACGCCAACAGTGAGATCATGGGCGCGTACTTAGAGCGCCCGTTCATCCGCAAGGCGCCCAGCCTTGAGCGGAAGATGGCGTTCAGCGCCAAGACGCAGGACGAGATCGGCCACGGGCAGATGCTCTACCGCGCCGCGGAGTCGCTGGGCATCAAGACCCGCGACGAGATGCTCGAGGACCTCGCCAACGGCGACGGGAAGTTCCTCAACTGCTTCCACTACCCGATGGAGCGCTACGTCGAGACGCCGATGATCGCCTTCTTCGTCGACGGCGCCGCGATGCGCCGGCAGGCGACGCTGAAGTCCTCCAGTTGGGAGCCGTACGCCCACGCGATGGACAAGATCTGCTTCGAGGAGGGGATGCACGTCAAACACGGCGAGTCGATCCTGCGGGAGCTGATGAGCGGCTCGAAGAAGGAACAGGAGATGACCCAGGAGGCGTTCGAGCAGTGGTGGCCCCGCATCCTGCAGTTCTTCGGGCCGACCGACGATCAGAGCACCCACCACGACTTCGCCGAGCAGGTGGGGCTGAAGACGAAGTCCAACGACGAGCTCCGGAACGCGTTCCTCAACACGTACATGCCCAAAGCCGAGAACTACGGGCTGGAAATCCCCGACGAGCCGCGCATCCGGGACAACGGCGACGGCACCTACGAGGTCGTGGAGGACGACCTCGACTGGGAGGAGTTCTTCACCGTCTCCAAGAACGAGTACGAGGGCAGCAAGCAGCAGATCGAGAGCCGAGCACGGGCACAGGAGGCCGTCCAGTGGGTGCGCGACATGCTGGACGGGCAGTCGACCACCGGGAGCGGCCCCACGCCGCAGGCGGCTGACTGA
- a CDS encoding enoyl-CoA hydratase/isomerase family protein, with amino-acid sequence MQIDDGAVKRITFDRPDVYNAMTTDVAAELADAFGDLDPESHDAAVITGEGDAFSAGGDIDSMAERDWTTAEAYERVQATFGRVAENALSAPVPIVAKVNGDAVGAGLSLVAVADFAYAAESARFGASFVNVGLIPDMGATAILPHLIGLRKTKELAFTGELVGADEAAAMDLVNEAVPGDELDARVDELLETLQSKPTANVGLAKEAIHDSLGQQWRDGLQREAALQSLAYDTPAHEEGVAAFRESRTPEFDR; translated from the coding sequence ATGCAGATCGACGACGGCGCAGTCAAGCGCATCACCTTCGACCGGCCCGACGTGTACAACGCGATGACCACCGACGTCGCCGCCGAACTGGCGGACGCGTTCGGGGACCTCGACCCCGAGAGCCACGACGCCGCCGTGATCACCGGCGAGGGCGACGCGTTCAGCGCCGGGGGCGATATCGATTCGATGGCCGAGCGCGACTGGACGACCGCGGAGGCGTACGAGCGCGTACAGGCGACGTTCGGCCGCGTCGCCGAGAACGCGCTCTCGGCGCCGGTGCCGATCGTCGCGAAGGTGAACGGCGACGCGGTCGGCGCGGGGCTGTCGCTGGTCGCCGTCGCCGACTTCGCGTACGCCGCCGAGTCCGCCCGCTTTGGCGCCTCGTTCGTCAACGTCGGGCTGATCCCCGACATGGGCGCAACGGCGATCCTGCCGCACCTGATCGGCCTCCGGAAGACGAAGGAGCTCGCGTTCACCGGCGAGCTCGTCGGCGCCGACGAGGCGGCGGCGATGGATCTCGTCAACGAGGCGGTGCCGGGCGACGAACTCGACGCTCGCGTCGACGAGCTGCTCGAAACACTGCAGAGCAAACCGACCGCGAACGTCGGGCTCGCGAAGGAGGCGATCCACGACAGCCTCGGCCAGCAGTGGCGCGACGGGCTCCAGCGAGAGGCGGCCCTCCAGTCGCTTGCGTACGACACGCCCGCCCACGAGGAGGGCGTCGCGGCGTTCCGGGAGAGTCGTACCCCGGAGTTCGACCGGTAG
- the paaE gene encoding 1,2-phenylacetyl-CoA epoxidase subunit PaaE: MSDEPTAGPSTNSPEPDPSVTTSGETTGAECPYCGSENTEREHPRGPSRCQSIHYCNDCLQQFKKFE, translated from the coding sequence ATGAGCGACGAACCCACCGCGGGGCCGAGCACGAACTCGCCGGAACCGGACCCAAGCGTCACGACGAGTGGAGAAACGACGGGTGCGGAGTGTCCGTACTGCGGCTCGGAGAACACCGAGCGCGAACACCCTCGCGGACCGTCGCGCTGCCAGTCGATTCACTACTGCAACGACTGCCTCCAGCAGTTCAAGAAGTTCGAGTAG
- a CDS encoding 3-hydroxyacyl-CoA dehydrogenase family protein, which yields MHVAVLGAGTMGHGIAQVSAMAGHDVWLRDIERELVDDGLDAIEANLQGGVERDKVTEEEKDATLDRIAGTTSLEDAVGDAEIVIEAVPEQMEIKQETFADVESHVDEDAIIASNTSSLSLTEIASTLDRPDRAVGLHFFNPVHIMELVEIVVAEQTSDRALERAHEFVEGIDRTPVEVTDSPGFASSRLGVALGVEAMRMVQEGVASPEDIDAAMELGYNHPQGPIALGDVVGLDVRLDILEHLREELGERFRPPQILKRKVRAGKLGKKSGEGFYVWEDGEIVGTSGDWGEKQ from the coding sequence ATGCACGTAGCCGTACTCGGCGCCGGCACGATGGGACACGGGATCGCCCAGGTATCGGCCATGGCGGGCCACGACGTGTGGCTCCGGGACATCGAGCGGGAACTCGTCGACGACGGGCTCGACGCCATCGAGGCGAACCTCCAAGGCGGCGTCGAGCGCGACAAAGTCACCGAGGAGGAGAAGGACGCCACGCTCGATCGCATCGCCGGCACGACCTCGCTCGAAGACGCGGTCGGCGACGCTGAGATCGTGATCGAGGCGGTGCCCGAGCAGATGGAGATCAAACAGGAGACGTTCGCGGACGTGGAGTCCCACGTCGACGAGGACGCGATTATCGCTTCCAACACCTCCTCGCTGTCGCTGACGGAGATCGCGAGCACGCTGGATCGTCCGGACCGCGCGGTGGGTCTGCACTTCTTCAACCCCGTGCACATTATGGAATTGGTGGAAATTGTCGTCGCCGAGCAAACGAGCGATCGGGCGCTGGAGCGCGCCCACGAGTTCGTCGAGGGGATCGACCGGACCCCGGTCGAAGTGACCGACTCGCCGGGATTCGCCTCGTCTCGGCTCGGTGTCGCACTCGGCGTCGAAGCCATGCGGATGGTGCAGGAGGGTGTCGCCTCGCCCGAGGATATCGACGCCGCGATGGAGCTCGGCTACAACCACCCGCAGGGGCCGATCGCGCTGGGGGACGTGGTCGGGCTCGACGTGCGGCTGGATATCCTCGAGCACCTCCGGGAGGAGCTCGGCGAGCGATTCCGGCCGCCCCAGATCCTGAAACGAAAGGTCCGGGCCGGCAAGCTCGGCAAGAAGAGCGGCGAGGGGTTCTACGTCTGGGAGGACGGTGAGATCGTCGGCACTAGCGGCGACTGGGGTGAGAAACAGTGA
- a CDS encoding thiolase domain-containing protein, whose amino-acid sequence MREAYIIGAGQTPFGAMPGESYRSLFADAVDAAFDSVPDGIDTGEIDEAVVGTLGVGGRQIGLSAPAVTEHAGLHGVPSTRVENACAASGYAVRQAVQAVRSGMADVALAGGVEVMSDLSGDAAKYWLGVSGETEWERLTGTTFAGVYAQMASAYFDRYDATPEHLSQVAVKNHKNGAKNDKAHLGFECSLEDARDAPVVADPLNLYHCCPTSDGAAAVLVASEDAVGAYTDEPIRVAGVGAASERVGLFQRDTYTGIDASMEAAAEAYDRAGIEPDELDFAEVHDCFAIAELLAYEDLGFCGRGEAGELIDAGATELGGELPVNASGGLKSKGHPIGATGAGQIAEAYKQLRGEAGERQVQDAELGLTHNVGGSGGAAVVHVLEREVGR is encoded by the coding sequence ATGCGCGAGGCGTACATCATCGGCGCGGGGCAGACCCCCTTCGGCGCGATGCCTGGCGAGAGCTATCGGTCGCTGTTCGCCGACGCCGTCGACGCGGCGTTCGACAGCGTCCCCGACGGTATCGACACCGGCGAGATCGACGAGGCGGTCGTCGGCACGCTCGGCGTCGGCGGGCGACAGATCGGACTCTCCGCCCCGGCAGTCACCGAACACGCCGGCCTCCACGGCGTCCCGAGCACGCGCGTCGAGAACGCGTGTGCGGCTTCGGGCTACGCGGTCAGACAGGCCGTACAGGCCGTCCGAAGCGGGATGGCCGACGTGGCGCTTGCGGGCGGCGTCGAAGTGATGTCCGACCTGAGCGGCGACGCGGCGAAGTACTGGCTCGGCGTCTCCGGCGAGACCGAGTGGGAGCGCCTGACCGGCACCACGTTCGCCGGCGTCTACGCCCAGATGGCTAGCGCGTACTTCGACCGCTACGACGCGACGCCGGAGCATCTCTCGCAGGTCGCCGTCAAGAACCACAAAAACGGCGCGAAGAACGACAAGGCCCACCTCGGCTTCGAGTGCTCGCTCGAGGACGCGCGGGACGCGCCGGTCGTCGCCGATCCGCTGAACCTCTATCACTGCTGTCCGACCTCCGACGGCGCCGCCGCGGTGCTCGTCGCGAGCGAGGACGCCGTCGGGGCGTACACCGACGAGCCGATCCGCGTCGCGGGGGTCGGCGCGGCAAGCGAGCGAGTAGGGCTGTTTCAGCGCGACACCTACACCGGGATCGACGCGTCGATGGAGGCTGCCGCCGAGGCGTACGACCGGGCGGGGATCGAGCCCGACGAGCTCGACTTCGCGGAGGTCCACGACTGCTTCGCGATCGCGGAACTGCTGGCCTACGAGGACCTCGGCTTCTGTGGCCGCGGCGAGGCGGGCGAACTGATCGACGCTGGCGCGACCGAGCTCGGGGGCGAACTCCCGGTCAACGCCTCCGGCGGGCTGAAGTCGAAGGGTCACCCGATCGGCGCGACCGGCGCCGGGCAGATCGCGGAGGCGTACAAACAGCTCCGCGGCGAAGCCGGCGAACGCCAAGTCCAGGATGCCGAACTCGGCTTGACCCACAACGTCGGCGGCAGCGGCGGCGCAGCGGTCGTGCACGTCCTCGAACGGGAGGTGGGCCGATGA
- the paaD gene encoding 1,2-phenylacetyl-CoA epoxidase subunit PaaD → MSSEPDGPEEFDRPRADPDAGPCGYTEYETKERTTEEVPATGEGAEGLEREVWAALYEVEDPEMPVSVVDLGLIYGLELDDGEATIDMTLTYSGCPARELILDDVAEAAESVDGVDEAEVRLVWAPDWSLDLVTEQGKEALREFGISVER, encoded by the coding sequence ATGAGTAGCGAGCCCGACGGCCCCGAGGAGTTCGACCGCCCGCGGGCCGACCCCGACGCCGGCCCGTGTGGCTACACCGAGTACGAGACCAAGGAGCGAACCACCGAGGAGGTGCCCGCCACCGGCGAGGGCGCCGAGGGGCTCGAACGCGAGGTCTGGGCGGCGCTGTACGAGGTCGAGGACCCGGAGATGCCCGTCAGCGTCGTCGACCTCGGGCTGATCTACGGGCTCGAACTCGACGACGGGGAGGCGACGATCGACATGACGCTGACCTACAGCGGCTGCCCCGCCCGCGAACTGATCCTCGACGACGTGGCGGAGGCGGCCGAGAGCGTCGACGGCGTCGACGAGGCCGAGGTCCGACTCGTCTGGGCGCCGGACTGGTCGCTCGATCTCGTCACCGAACAGGGGAAGGAAGCGCTTCGGGAGTTCGGCATCAGCGTGGAGCGATGA
- a CDS encoding PacF protein, whose amino-acid sequence MIWEVFRQGTPEGAHEHCGNVHAPDREMAKQFSAIQHGRRKPTHSLWVAPQERVSGVYGDEDAGTVDGETDWTVFRQGKAGDYHEHCGQVTAGSVDDAKAAAHDAFGDDDPNSLWVVQSRYVGEITDEDVEFGGTTNKAYRFAQTYNVDPAAEEVKASESEQIEAERQRGDS is encoded by the coding sequence ATGATTTGGGAAGTGTTCCGGCAGGGGACGCCCGAGGGCGCCCACGAGCACTGCGGCAACGTCCACGCCCCCGATCGGGAGATGGCCAAGCAGTTCTCGGCCATCCAGCACGGTCGGCGCAAGCCGACCCACTCGCTGTGGGTCGCTCCACAGGAGCGGGTCAGCGGCGTCTACGGCGACGAAGACGCCGGTACCGTCGACGGCGAGACGGACTGGACGGTGTTCCGGCAAGGGAAGGCAGGCGACTACCACGAGCACTGCGGGCAGGTGACCGCCGGGAGCGTCGACGACGCGAAAGCGGCAGCCCACGACGCCTTCGGCGATGACGACCCCAACAGCCTCTGGGTAGTTCAGTCGCGCTACGTCGGCGAGATCACCGACGAGGACGTCGAGTTCGGCGGCACGACGAACAAGGCGTACCGCTTCGCCCAGACGTACAACGTCGACCCGGCCGCCGAGGAGGTCAAAGCCTCCGAGAGCGAGCAGATCGAGGCCGAGCGACAGCGGGGTGACAGCTGA
- a CDS encoding helix-turn-helix domain-containing protein produces MIDECLMAEFRIRGDDCPLAEASRAADAVVDVAPPLLRDDGNVLLRFSAAPNEAFTAALDADDRIRYLYRATVDGRHSYRCLSLQRSVVHELVSAGFVVESLRYERGDALLTGAVVGQEILQAVMATAGETVGVELERVYALGPEEDSTVAERWDLTPAQTEAIRAAVEMGYFTVPRRTTAGEVADAIGISKSAFLERLRRGQNALFSQVFDVEPRSAHSDGN; encoded by the coding sequence ATGATCGACGAGTGCCTGATGGCGGAGTTCCGCATCAGGGGCGATGACTGTCCGCTCGCCGAGGCCTCCCGGGCGGCCGACGCGGTCGTCGACGTGGCGCCGCCGCTGCTCCGGGACGACGGCAACGTCCTCCTACGGTTCAGCGCGGCGCCGAACGAGGCGTTCACCGCCGCGCTCGACGCCGACGACCGTATTCGATATCTCTATCGGGCGACCGTCGACGGCCGCCACAGCTACCGCTGTCTCTCCCTCCAGCGCAGCGTCGTCCACGAACTCGTGAGCGCGGGGTTCGTCGTCGAGTCGCTGCGCTACGAGCGCGGGGACGCGCTGCTGACCGGCGCCGTCGTCGGCCAAGAGATCCTGCAGGCCGTGATGGCGACCGCCGGTGAGACCGTCGGCGTCGAACTGGAACGAGTGTACGCACTCGGCCCGGAGGAGGACAGCACCGTGGCCGAGCGGTGGGACCTCACTCCCGCCCAGACCGAGGCGATCAGGGCCGCCGTCGAGATGGGGTACTTCACGGTCCCGCGCCGGACCACAGCCGGCGAGGTCGCCGACGCGATCGGGATCAGCAAGTCGGCCTTTCTCGAACGGCTCAGGCGCGGACAGAACGCGCTGTTCTCGCAGGTGTTCGACGTCGAGCCTCGCTCCGCCCACAGCGACGGGAACTAA
- the paaK gene encoding phenylacetate--CoA ligase PaaK, whose translation MVHKPIEDADRAAIRDLQAERLRETVENAYENVPFYREKLDEAGVDPAEIDGVDDVRKLPTTTKEDFRDEYPDGLFAVDDDEVSRIHASSGTTGKPKIVAYTDGDVDVWSEVVARSLAAAGVESGDTVQNAYGYGLFTGGLGLHYGVEELGATVIPIGGGQTQRQIELMRDLESDVFTCTPSYALYLAETAEEMGLDPRELPISTVIFGAEPCTDPMREEIEQRLNVTGIDIYGLSEIVGPGVSNECHEAQDGLHIWEDRFLPEVVDPQTGDPVEEGEEGELVLTTLSKEALPVLRYRTGDLTTLTYEECECGRTMVRMDNVTGRADDLLIVRGVNLYPSEIEDVVLDIDGVAPHYRIDLDREENLDVMELTVERAEGTDRGHVELEEEILERLENVLAFTPDELTLVESGGIARSEVGKVQRVYDHR comes from the coding sequence ATGGTACACAAGCCCATAGAGGACGCCGACCGCGCGGCGATCCGCGACCTCCAAGCGGAGCGACTCCGGGAGACGGTCGAGAACGCCTACGAGAACGTCCCGTTCTACCGCGAGAAGCTGGACGAAGCGGGCGTCGACCCCGCCGAGATCGACGGTGTCGACGACGTCCGGAAGCTCCCGACGACGACCAAGGAGGACTTCCGCGACGAGTACCCCGACGGGCTGTTCGCCGTCGACGACGACGAGGTGAGCCGGATTCACGCCTCTTCCGGGACGACGGGGAAACCCAAGATCGTCGCCTACACCGACGGCGACGTGGACGTCTGGAGCGAGGTGGTCGCGCGCTCGCTCGCGGCGGCGGGCGTCGAGTCCGGCGACACCGTCCAGAACGCCTACGGCTACGGGCTGTTCACTGGCGGGCTCGGGCTCCACTACGGCGTCGAGGAATTGGGTGCGACCGTAATCCCCATCGGCGGCGGGCAGACCCAACGCCAGATCGAGCTGATGCGGGACTTAGAGAGCGACGTGTTCACCTGCACGCCCTCCTACGCGCTCTATCTCGCCGAGACCGCCGAGGAGATGGGCCTCGACCCGCGAGAGCTGCCCATCTCGACGGTGATCTTCGGCGCCGAGCCCTGCACCGACCCGATGCGTGAGGAGATCGAGCAGCGGCTGAACGTGACGGGGATCGACATCTACGGGCTCTCCGAGATCGTCGGCCCGGGCGTCTCGAACGAGTGCCACGAGGCACAGGACGGCCTCCACATCTGGGAGGACCGCTTCCTGCCCGAAGTCGTCGATCCGCAGACGGGCGACCCCGTCGAGGAAGGCGAGGAGGGCGAACTCGTGCTCACGACGCTGTCGAAGGAGGCACTGCCCGTCCTGCGCTACCGGACCGGCGACCTGACGACGCTCACCTACGAGGAGTGTGAGTGCGGGCGGACGATGGTCCGGATGGACAACGTCACCGGCCGCGCGGACGACCTGCTGATCGTCCGTGGCGTGAACCTCTACCCCAGCGAGATCGAGGACGTGGTGCTCGACATCGACGGCGTCGCGCCCCACTACCGCATCGACCTCGACCGCGAGGAGAACCTCGACGTGATGGAGCTCACCGTCGAGCGCGCCGAGGGGACGGATCGGGGCCACGTCGAACTGGAGGAGGAGATCCTCGAACGGCTGGAGAACGTGCTCGCGTTCACGCCCGACGAGCTCACGCTGGTCGAGTCCGGCGGCATCGCCCGCAGCGAGGTCGGGAAGGTCCAGCGCGTCTACGACCACCGGTAG
- a CDS encoding MaoC family dehydratase — translation MAYSYEPHYFEDFEVGEEFISVGRTVTESDFVMHSALSGDWTELHTNKEYAEEQEFGERIAHGPMTFVQATGFVYRTGIVERTAVAFLGMNYMDLPNPVTIGDTLQLEMEVTEKKELSRDDAGLVVLDCVMENQEETVVLEGDMKFLIKRKDAADEDAE, via the coding sequence ATGGCCTACAGCTACGAACCGCACTACTTCGAGGACTTCGAGGTCGGTGAAGAGTTCATCAGCGTCGGGCGGACAGTCACCGAGTCGGACTTCGTGATGCACTCCGCGCTCAGCGGCGACTGGACCGAACTGCACACCAACAAGGAGTACGCCGAGGAGCAGGAGTTCGGCGAGCGCATCGCCCACGGCCCGATGACGTTCGTCCAAGCCACCGGCTTCGTCTACCGGACGGGCATCGTCGAGCGCACCGCGGTCGCGTTCCTGGGGATGAACTACATGGACCTCCCGAACCCCGTCACGATCGGCGACACGCTGCAGTTGGAGATGGAGGTCACCGAGAAGAAAGAGCTCAGCCGCGACGACGCCGGGCTGGTCGTGCTCGACTGCGTGATGGAGAACCAGGAGGAGACAGTGGTGCTGGAGGGCGACATGAAGTTCCTGATCAAGCGGAAGGACGCCGCCGACGAAGACGCGGAGTAG